Within the Nicotiana tabacum cultivar K326 chromosome 11, ASM71507v2, whole genome shotgun sequence genome, the region ggttttatGATTGCATTATCTATTGTTAGTTTTGTATTTTCGCTTCAGTTGTCAGATCGATTTGCTTGTTATTGCCCCTCCCCTTtcccttcctgagccgagggtctaccgaAAATAGCCTCTCTGCCTTCTTAAAGGCAGGGGTAAGGTCCGcttacactctaccctccccaaatACCACTTGTGGGCACTTATGGGATTACACTGAGTATGTTGTTATTGCTAGTTTCTTTCTATTGGTTCAGTCAAAGTAATCTTTTATCAACCTCATATTTCAGATAAAACGAAATAAAGGCCAAGAAGAACCGGaacagaagaaaaaagaaaaagcagaAGCTCATCTCTACAAAATCATCAAGGTTTCTTTCATCTTTTCGTCTCTATCCTTTAGTTCTTGCATCTTTATACTTCGGAAATTTTTAGCTGAAATTAGTCATTTAATTTCAGGTAGCTCGTGATGAAGACCTCGGTGAACAAATTGGAAAGGAGATTTATTTTGATCTTGTGGATCATGATAAAGTGCACAGTTTTCGTATTCGGAAACAGATGCCTTTTACTCTATTCAAGGTACGTTTATCATTCCATTGCATTTCTTTTTCTTGTAGATTTGAAAAGCCATGCCCATACTGCTCTTTTCAAACATGATGAGCAATTGTATATACTGCCTGAGAATCAATTCAGTTTGCCCTTGTTTAATAAAGAGGCGTCATGTGAAATTTGCTGCTTATACAACTCGAAATATGGAACGTAAACAACTGTACTTGTGTTTTATATTGAGTTAAAAGATAAAACATCAAACTATGAGTGTTATTGTAAGTAACAACTAAATAAAATACAAACAATCATTAAAATTGAGAATGCGTATTTCTCAAGGTTAGGTTATGAGGGTTCACAAAATTATTTATGCTCTCTCAGGCACAGGATAAACATATTTCCTGTGATCATCATTGGTCAATCACCATAAGTCTTAAGTATGGCATGTGTCTGATGATACATCTGTTTCCAGGAGGAAGTTGCTAGGGAATTTGGTATACCGGTGCAATTTCAACGTTACTGGCTATGGACAAAACGCCAAAACCATACATATCGTCCTAATCGTCCATTGACAGCTCAAGAAGAAATTCAATCCGTAAGTTCTGTCTGACAATCCTATTTTTCTGTAGTATTCTTGTGGTCTGAATTATGACTGCAGTTTTACTGGTGATGTTCTTTGTATATTTCATATTTGGttttccacaaaaaaaaaaaattctccttGGCTATCCCATCACATGAGAAAAAAGAATGATCTTAGCATAATATTCTTGTCAGTCGTGTGAAACTATCGGTCATTACCGGACAATTTCTTATATTTTCTGCAACTATATGGGACAGTTTGATTCATTAATTTCTTGTGCTTGATGTGCTTGATTTGTTTTCCATTGAAAAAAGAGGCTATAGGTAATAATCGATTTGTATGTTTGCAAGAATAAAGAAAGTAATATAGTTAAGTGGACTCAACCTGATACTTGTGCTGGGGGAGATAGCAGGTACCCGGTGAAATAGTTGAGGTTTTCGCAAGCTGGCCAGGATACCATTGTCACAAAAAAAGTTATGTGGACTTCAATCCAATAAAGAGTGTAATACTTATTGCAATCTTTACTCTGTTTCCTGAAAATTTTGATTATGAACTTCACATCCGCCAATATCGCTTTACTTAGCAAAATAGATATCTTCAGTTGCTAGTGAATTGGATCGATATTTCTGATCATGTTGGTTCATTCATTGCTGGTCCACAAATCCATTGCTCCCTCTCTCTCTTTGTATCCCCTTAACTCCTTCCTCCCCACCCTCCGGTAAGTATTACAACCTGTCGGCCCCCTTGAAAGTGATTTTCTTGAAGCGTGCCATTCTTCTGTAGTGCATGGTTTCTAACGTGTTTTAAACAATGGTAGCACTTGATTAACTCACTGTTAATGATCTTACATGATATGAAATGTTTTCAGGTTGATCAACTGAGAGAGGTTTCAGATAAAGGGAATAGTGCTGAGCTAAAACTGTTTCTGGAAGTGGATTTATGCCTGGTAATGCATCACTTGCCTACTTGTCTTCTCTTTAGGTGATTCACATGTTGCATGTTTTCTCTGTGAGGCCTTATTCTACATGTTTTACGTTCGTGGCTTATTTAACTTTGTGCATTCTTGCAGGATTTGCGACCTTTTGCTCCACCAGGAACGACCAAGGAAGAAATCCTTCTATTTTTTAAACTTTATGACCCTCTGAAAGAGAAGATAAGGTATTGCATCTTGCTTCTCAATAGCAGGAATTCTTTCAGTAAAGTAGTGGTTTTGATGTTTGAATTTGGGATCTCCTCATTTATTTTGACAAAACACGACTGCATGGGAAGGTGCTTTGTACTTTTACTCAATCTAGAGGTCTAAAACAGACATCGTAGAGAATTGAATGTGACACTGTAGTTAGCATAAGTGTATAACTCTTTGGACTTGATGAGGCCATCATATTAGTAGGGTAATTTCAAAATTTAATGAATTTGAAACATGAAGTGCTTTTAAAGTCCAACTTCTTGGAGCTGCATATGTGAGAAGACATGCTGTGGATGATGATCTTTTGGTCTTTCTCCCTTTTCATTAACTTTTTGTTGTCAGGTATGTTGGACGGCTTTTTGTAAAAGGAAGTGGCATGCCGCGGGAGATATTAACAAAGCTAAATAAGTTAGCTGGCTTTTTGCCGGATGAAGAAATTGAACTTTTTGAGGTTAGTTTTCTTTTCTGTTGCTACCAGTTTTTTAACTCTTAACATATGATATGTAATTTTTCAGGTTTTGTTTAATCTCAGGAAATAAAATTTGAACCCAATGTGATGTGTGAACACATTGACAGTAATCTGAGTTTTCGCGGTAGTCAGGTATATGCAATCAAGCCAGTTGCCACCTTGGGTTTTTATGCATTTGATGGCGTGGTCAATTTTCTTTCAATAGTTTTTTCTTTTCGGTCAATTTCTTTCAatagttttttctttttgtttcttgatTTACTTGCAATGAAAATAATGTGCAATACTACTCATGTTTGCAGCTTGGAAATGGGGATATTATTTGCTTTCAGAAATCCCTTCGAAATCAAGACAGTGACCAATATCGCTTTCCTGAGGTTCCTTTGTTTTTGGAGTACGTGCACGATCTCCAGGTATGTGCTATTGTGCTGCACGCTATTATTCTGATATAGTTCCCTGGAATATGAAAGATTGTTGCAGTACTGCAATAGATTTTGACGATAGTTATATCTTAATCACAAGGCATTAGGCATACGACAACAGAATTGACACAAAGTAAAGGCAGCAAGAAGTATAAGCAATCCATGCCAATGTCTGATAATTATGTGGgaggggtggggggtggggttCAAAGATAAGGGTTTAAACGTATTCTTTTTTGACGGTCATATGAAAGTGATAGATCAATTGTTTATTTTTATCAATGCTGATAAGGGTTTAAAGTATTCTTTTTTGAAGTTCATATGAAAATGATAGATCAATCGTCTATTTTTGTTAATGCTAATACATCACAGTTGAAAGTCCGAGGCGGATCCAAGGTTTACTTTGTATGGGTTTCTGTAACGATCTCGAGTAAATTTTCAATAGTAACTTGGTTCACATTCAaacatttatagatatttagtgaatttttggaataaatttataCTGTTTTGACAAAAGCTACTGTGTTCACGTGAAAGTGTAAGTCGCAAGTTGGATCCACCCTtgttgaaagttgataaaaaaaACGTGGATAAGAATATCTGAGTGTATCTAAGGAAATTCAAGATCAGGTCATTTGAGTTATAATTGTCCCAGCAATAAACACTCGTTGCTTTCTTGTTCATCCACAATACAACCATCCAACAACATGAGGTGATTCAAACAAACCCTAGAATAGTTGTTAAGTTTATActtcctccgttttaatttagatgaTATATTTTGATTTGGTACAAAGTTTAAGGGAAAAAAGGAGACTTGAACTATATGGTcccaaaagcttaaggggtaaaagctttgtagGGTCATGCATTCGTGTGGCTATAAAAGTTTTTTATTATGGGTAAAATaataagtttaaagttaaattgctttcaaatatagaaatatgtcattctttttggaacagactaataaggaaagtaTGTCATTTAAACTGAACCGAATGAAGTATTTAATTTCCAACTCACGAACACTTCCCTAATCTCTTCATTTTTTACTCGGTGCTCTAATATTGTTCATGATTGCAGGTTATTAAAGACAGATTCCCTCGAATCCAATCCTTAGAGACGTACTTTCAGGGAAGGAAATGAAGCTGCTGACTCTCTTGAAGGAATGAACCGAGCCAAATTTCAACATCTTTGCCTATATACTAGTTCCACCATTATGTTCTACTTCTCATATGAGGATAGAGAAGGATGGAACAAACTTTCCTAAATTTTTATCAGTGGCGGCTTGTAAATATTTGGCCTGTCTTGGTAATTTAAGTGCTATTAATAGCACTATGACTATAACGACAATTActaatagtattatttatacatattaagtgatttttaaaatcaaatataaAGTTTGTGTCAAAGCTTTTGGGTTTTCCGAACCCATAAGCTCAATTGTGTCTCTGCCCCGGAAAGGTTCAGCTTTATATATAAAGGTCATGTGTTAGTAAGACGTGAAGATATTTGTATAGGGTGATATCGCAACCTATGTGAAATAAGGCCTTTCCATTGTTTTTGCCTTGTTGCTCCGATAAaactgttgaagtttggcaaaatgccaaagtcccacattggttgggagttaagtttggggggatttttcccctataaaagaaggcctaatgtttaggattgaaacacacctctcatttgccttctcatctgtttaaggcatttgtatcttctctctttagtattatttcacttgtatttttggagtggaataaaatatttggttgtgtccgaagagtaggcaaaattagccgaacctcgtaaattctggtgttccctttattattgctttattgtcttatttattatttggtggttgtcataatttttggtatagtagttgtgacttattcacactctatacatttggcttccgcaacaattggtatcagagccaaggtactgtctaagtatgctctgtggttgcagcatagtctgatcttccacatcagaaaagatttatcttggtaactgagtcaaggttctgtctgagtatgctctgtggttgcagcttagtctgatcttccacaccagaaaggaaataatcttgatttgtgtcgtcagctattaaataatatttgtgtcaaagatgggagacaataaacaagaagaatctacatcaagtgtcaacaatacgtcatcattggcatcttcgcttatgacaagaattgtgtcaaatgcgaaatttgcggtcgaaatatttgacgggtccggacattttgggatgtggcaaggcgaggttctagatgtcctttttcaacaagggctagatctggccattgaagaaaagaaaccagatgttattggagaagaagattggagaattatcaaccgtgttgcttgcggtaccattcgatcctaccttgctagagagcagaaatatccatacacaaaggaaacttctgcaagtaaattatggaaagcactggaggataaatttttgaagaaaaacagtcaaaataaattgtacatgaagaagagactatttcacttcacctatgttcctgttaccacgatgaatgaacatatcaccagtttcaataagttggttacagatttgcaaaatatggatacaacttatgatgatggtgacttggccttgatgttgttggcgtcacttcctgatgagtacgagcaccttgaaactactctactccatggaaatgacgaagtttctctcagagaagtttgttcggctttgtacagctatgaacaaagaaagcgagaaaaacagaagggcggagaaggagaagcactatttgtgaggggtc harbors:
- the LOC107812671 gene encoding uncharacterized protein LOC107812671 gives rise to the protein MTLLAPHSITLKKEQEEKEKKRKEKVEDGLYTIIKVARDEDLAEQIGKEMYFDLVDHDKVHAFHIQKQMPFTQFKDVVAKVFRIPAQFQRYWLWAKRQNHTYRPDRALTVQEEVQSVGQLREGNTAELKLFLEVELCLDLRPFPPPEKTKEDIILFFKFYDPLKEKIRYVGRLLVKESGKPLEILTKINELVGFSPDEKIELFEEIKFEPNVICERIDSKRSFRDCEIGDGDIICFQKSLQNQCSEQYRFPEVPSFLEYMHNLQIKRNKGQEEPEQKKKEKAEAHLYKIIKVARDEDLGEQIGKEIYFDLVDHDKVHSFRIRKQMPFTLFKEEVAREFGIPVQFQRYWLWTKRQNHTYRPNRPLTAQEEIQSVDQLREVSDKGNSAELKLFLEVDLCLDLRPFAPPGTTKEEILLFFKLYDPLKEKIRYVGRLFVKGSGMPREILTKLNKLAGFLPDEEIELFEEIKFEPNVMCEHIDSNLSFRGSQLGNGDIICFQKSLRNQDSDQYRFPEVPLFLEYVHDLQVIKDRFPRIQSLETYFQGRK